From the Actinomycetota bacterium genome, the window AAGTGGATGGCCACCGGCCGGTCGCCGGCCGACAGCACCGACAGGGTGCCCGAGCAGCCCGGGGCGCGGGTCTCGAGCAGGTCGCGGACCAGCCGCACGGTGGCCGGCCGGGCGAAGCGGTCGAACCGGCCCGTCCTCCGGTACTGGGCCGACTTCCAGCGCATCAGGGTGTCGAGAGCCTGGTCGTCCTGGGCGTCGAACTGGAACCGGACGGCGCCCTCCTCCCGCTCCAGCTTGCGCTGCTTGCGGCCCATGGCGGTGATGCTGTGCCGGAAGGCCCGCCGGCGGTCCTGGAGCCAAGCCTCGTAGCCCCCGCTCACGTCGATGACTGAGGACGGCCGCCGCACGCGGTGGTAGGGCGCGAACGGGCCCTGGGTGGCCAGCAGGTGGTCGAACTCCCAGACGTCCAGCCCGGCGCCGCGTAGGAGCTCTCGCGGGTCCCATTCCAGGCCGGGGGCGTGCACCAGGCCCTGGCAGTCGGACAGGCCGGCGCCGATCGGCCGGCCGACCCGGAAGGGGCCCCGTTCGTAGGGGAAGAACCCGACGACCTCCGGCCCCTCTTCGAGCACGGCCACCCGGGCGCCGGGGCGGACCCGGCCCACGCACACCGCGAACTCCGGGGCTAGGAAGGGGTTGGCCAGCTCCGAGTGGCCGTGCAGTTGCCGCCAGCGGGTAAGCTCGGCCGAGCCGAGCTCGCTCGGGTGGACCACCGATGTCTTCAAGTGCCACAGCCTCCTGGCTAGCGTCGGCCCTCGTCTGACCATCCCCCGGCGGTCCAGGAGGGTGCGCCCCTGGCCTGGCGCTGAACTGGACCAGCAGGGCCCGGTCACGGGTTTGAGAGCTCATAGACCGGATGACCGTCAAGGCCGTCCGCACTCGGCGGCGAGCAGATGGGCGGGCAGAGCCGCGCTCAGGCGGGATTGGGAGCCCGAGCCAATCCAAAGGGCCTCGTCCCGCT encodes:
- a CDS encoding GNAT family N-acetyltransferase, whose protein sequence is MKTSVVHPSELGSAELTRWRQLHGHSELANPFLAPEFAVCVGRVRPGARVAVLEEGPEVVGFFPYERGPFRVGRPIGAGLSDCQGLVHAPGLEWDPRELLRGAGLDVWEFDHLLATQGPFAPYHRVRRPSSVIDVSGGYEAWLQDRRRAFRHSITAMGRKQRKLEREEGAVRFQFDAQDDQALDTLMRWKSAQYRRTGRFDRFARPATVRLVRDLLETRAPGCSGTLSVLSAGDRPVAIHFGLRSAATLACWFPSYDVALAKYSPGLMLHLFMAEAAATAGLRRLDLGKGDEEYKKVLGNQQLTVAEGCVERPSVVAVARRLQHAPRRYATEFVLGRPALRSTARQLLRRVGRLRTGM